A stretch of DNA from Halopiger xanaduensis SH-6:
GAGGCGTTCGCCGACGATTTCGCAGCCTTCGTCGAGGGACGAGAAGGAGACGATGGAGGACGGGGAACTGCGGAAGCTGGGAATCAGTGACCGATGCAGCGGCGGAGATCAGATCGGTCGCATCGACCGCTGAGCAAGACACAATCGAAGGGGAACGCGCTGGCTTGGAGTCGATCGGGCGACGCGTGATCAGTTTTCGATCGGCGATGTCTGTCCGGACTGGTCGCCGTACTTCTCACCGAATTCGCCGATGAGTTGGCCCATCTGTGCGTACCAGTCGTTGAGCATGCGCTGCAGTTCCTGCGCGATCTCGTCGCCGTCTCGCGGGAGGTAGACGTGGTAGTAGCCGCCCTGGTCGTAGTTGATCTGCTCTTTCTGGAGGAAACCGGCCTGCATCAGTCGCTGTACGGACCGGTAGGCGGTCGAGCGCTCGCGGTCGATCTCGTCGGCGATCTCGTCGACGGTAAGCGGGTCGTCGATCTCGTTCAGCAGTTGGAAGACGTCTTTGTCGATTTCCTTGAGATTGTGGAAACACTCCAACAGCCCCTCACACTCCATATCCTGCCGAAGCATTTCGCTCATTGAGTCGGGCATCAGTTGCCGATACTACGCGATAGCCGCTCAAAAGTATTTGCATAGTCGGTACAATACTGTGCCCGGCTGTGAGAATCGCTGTGTCGAACGATCGGCGACGCAACGAGTCGACGGTTAGCCGGTGGCGGGCTCGGTCGCGTCGTCGGTACCGGCAGCTCGCCGCGTCCGCCAGTATCCCTGCACGTATGCGCCGAGGAACATCCCGGTGACGGCCCACAGGATCGGGTAGTTGCCGATACCGACGCTCGCGTATGCAGCCCCCGGACAAATTCCCGAAACGCCCCATCCGACGCCGAAAACCGCACCGCCGACGACGACGTTGCGGTCGAATTCCTTCAGTCGGCGCGCGTATTCCCGAGCCGTCAACGGTGCCCCGTCGAAGTATCGAGTCGCAACGGCGAACGTGAGCCCGGTCACGGCGGCTGCACCACCCATAACGAACAGCAGACCGAAATCCTCGAGTTGCAGGAAATCCAGAACGACCTCCGGACGGGCCATCCCGCTGATCGCGAGGCCGACGCCGAAGATCAGCCCGCCGAGATAGACGATCGGCACGAACAGCGGCTGTCGACTCGTCGTGCTCACGGCACCACCCCCATCGCCTGGACGAGCTGTGCGGTCCCGATCGCGACGGCGAGGAACGTCGCCACGTTCACGAGCGAGGTTTTCGATAGCGATCCGACGCCGCAAACGCCGTGACCCGACGTACAGCCTTTGCCGAGTCGGGTACCGACGCCCACGAGAAAGCCGCCGCCGAGGAGCCGCCACCACTGGACGTCGGTCGTCCAAATTCCGTCTTGGGAGGCGATAGCGTAGACGGCCGCACCGCTGACGATACCCGCAGTGAACACGACTCGCCAGCCTCGCGAGCGGACGTACGTGTGCCGGTTAAAGCGCGACACGTCGGAGACGTACGACAGCGCCGACTCGAGAAACGTACTCGCGCCGGCGATGATCCCCGTGGCGAGGTAGATGATCGCGGTGCCGAGTCCGATGAGCAGGCCGCCGAGGAGATAGGGGACGACGCCCCGGGGAAAGAGCTCGCCGAGCGCAAGCAGCGGTGTGAGGTCGCTCATACTAGTTCGTAAGCGCCTCCTCGCTGGCCGCGCAGTTGTTCGGGCCGAGCTCGAGTTCGAACGCCTCCGTATCGTCCGGCGTTTGCTGCCCGAGGTTTGCCGCGATGATCGCCTCGTAGTTCGCCGGCTGCGGCGGCATATCGGCGACGACGGACTCGACGAACGCGGCTTCGTCCATCGACAGCGCGTCCATCGCGTCTCGCAGGGTACCGAGCGTCGCGGTGTACGTGCCGTCGTCGGCGGGCGTCGCGGCGTCGCTGAAGTGAGCGGGTGCGACGATCGTCTCGTCGGGCAGCGGTAGCACCTTCTCGGTGAGCGATTCGTACAGCGTCCGCGCCGCGTCGGTGGCCGCATCCGGATCCTCGAGGTCAGGGCGGGCGACGCTCTCCGTGAAGAGCCCGTCGCCGGTAAACAGTACGTTGCCGACCTTGTACGCGGTCATCCCTGTCGTATGACCCGGCGTGTGGATCGCGTCGATCTCGACGTCGCCAACTGCGAGCGTCTCCCCGTCGCCGATGGTCTCGTACGGGATGTCGTAGTCGACGCCGCGCGCCGCAGCATCGTCGGGCACGACCGGGGTTGCGTCGGTCCGATCCGCGAGCGACCGAACGCCGGAGACGTGATCCGCGTGAACGTGCGTATCCAGCGCGTACGCGAGGTCGGCGTCGAGGCGCTCCACGTCGCGGATGTAGTCGTCCGTGAACGTCCGGAGCGGATCGATGATCGCCGCTTCGCCGTCCGAAACGACGAGGTACGCGAGACAGCCGCTCGACGGACGCCGATACTGACCGATCGTCGCATCGACGTCGACGTCGAGTTCCGCGTACTCGTAGAGACGCGCCCAGCCGTTCATGCCGTCCTCGAGATGATCGACGTCGTAGCCCGCCTCGGCGAGCGTGTCCGCGATGAGCTCGCTGGAGCCGCCCTTTGCACACAGAACCGTGATCCGCCGGTCGTCGGGAAGCGCTGCGCGCAGGTCCTCCGGAACGCCGTCCAGCAGGTCGAAGTACGGATGGTTCACGATGTCGACGTTCGTCCCCTCGAGATGCCACTCGGCGAAATCGCTCTCCGAGCGAACGTCGAGGATGAATACGTCCGCACCGCTATCGATTCGAGCGCGTAACTCCGTCGGCGTGATCGCCGTGACGGCGTCGTCGCCGTCGGGGCTGTCGTCTTCGGTCATCGCTACCGCCGTCTACAGACCGATCGCCAATAAGGGTTTGCATAGTAATTCTATTTCTACACAATACCATTTGCAGATTAGATGGATTGTATGCCCGTAAGAGCGCATTTATCGATTACATTCCCAAATAGTAGTGTGTATATTCCACATATCCACCGACACGCTTTTACCAACAGGTCCGGTATTGTACGATGAATCCAATACAATGACCGACTACGAAATCGCGGAGACGCTCGACGTAACGGGACAGAACTGTCCGATGCCGGTCGTCAAGACGAAGCAAACCGTTGACGACCTCGACGACGGCGAGCTCCTGAAAGTCCTCGCGACGGATCCCGGAAGCATGAGCGACCTCGCCGGCTGGGCGGCAGCGACCGACGGCGTCGAACTCGTCGATCAGGAGGAGGGAGACGAGATCTTCACGCACTACGTGCGCAAGACGGAGTGAGACAATGAGTACGGACACATCACACGCACCCGAAGCCTCCGACGAGACGCCGGCCCGCGCCGAACTCGAGGCTCGAATTGCCGCCCTCGAGGAGCGACTCGCCGCCGCAGAAACTGACGGGGACGAGACGCAGCCGAAGGTATCAATCATCGCGACGAAAGGGACACTCGACATGGCGTATCCGCCGCTGATTCTCGCGAGTACCGCCGCAGCGTTCGGCTACGAGGTCACGGTCTTTCACACGTTCTGGGGGTTAGACATCCTCCACGAGGAGAAGTCGACGGACCTGCAACTGAGTTCGGTCGGCAATCCGAACGTGCCCGTGCCGAACGCGGTCGCGGCGCTTCCGGGCATGGACTGGCTGACGACGACGCTGATGGAAAAACGGATCGCGGACAACGACACCGCCACGATCGAGGACCTCGTCGAGACGTCGCTCGAGCTGGGCGTCGAATTCCAAGCCTGCCAGATGACGATCGATCTCTTGGGCTACGACGAGGACGACTTTTACGACGGGGTCACCGTCGGCGTCGGGGCGGCAACGGCGCTTCAGGATATGGCCGATTCCGACATCCAACTGCTCGTCTAATGCCCCGCTCATCGGCGAAGGATATCGATCCCAGCGACGCGGAGTACAGGGACCTCGGAGCGGGCCTTCTCGAGGAGGAGATGGGACCCAGTTCGGCGGTGGCACACCTGTACCGGGGCGAGATCCACCGGATGAAATTCTGGCGCGAACGGCTCGATCGGACGACGAACTGGGCCGTGCTCGTGATCTCGGCGATTCTCACGTGGGCCTTCTCGCGGCCGGGAATTCCCCACTATATCCTCCTCATCGGCGTCGCGACGCTCTCGGTGTTCCTGCTGATCGAGGCCCGTCGCTATCGAGCGTACGATATCTGGCGGAGCAGGGTCAGGACGCTGCAGGAAAACGTGTTCGCGTACGGACTCGACCCGTCCGCTGGCGTCTCCGATCCGAGCTGGCGCGAAGCGCTGAGTCGTGACTATCGGACACCCACGATCAAGATCAGCGCGGAGGAGGCGATCGCACACCGGCTCCGACGGGTGTATCTACCGCTGCTTACCGTCCTGCTCGCCGCGTGGATCGTACGAATCACCGCCTTCGCGCCGACGTCGTGGGCGACGAGCGCCGCGATCGGAATGCTCCCCGGACCGATCGTCATCGGTGCCGTGGCGGCGTTCTATCTCGGCGCCGTTTTCGTCGCGGTCCGTCCGCGCACGTGGTACGCGAAGGGGGAACTCCGTTCCGAAGAGTTGCGGAGATGATCGCGTCCGTCGCGTCGGAGCCACCCGGTCAGCATGCTCCGGTCAGCGGGACCCGAACCCGCAGCTACTAACAGGCGTCCACGAAGTCGGACAGGACGCGATTGAACGTCGCGGGCTGTTCGAGAAACGGACAGTGACCGCTGTCAGCGAAGCGCTCGAGGTCGGCGTCCGGGATTCGCTCGGCGACGTACTCGACTCCGCCCGTCTCGAGCAGCGTTTCGTCTTCCCCGAGACAGACGAGCGTCGGGACGTCGACGTCCTCGAGGACCGGTCGGTAATCGCGGACCGACTGGTCGAAGAAAATGGCGCTCTTTACCGACGGCGGAACGCGTGCAATTTCGTCGAACAGCAGCCGTGCCACCTCGTCGCTCGGTTCGCCCGCGAACATCTGCTCGATGAAGACGCGCCCCAGTTCGTGTGGATCCGTCTGTGCGAGTTCCATCAACTCGACGAACTCGTCGAAATCGAACACGCCGTGCTCGTAGTCGTCCCCCTCGAGGTCGAGCGGTTGTTGTTCGACGGAGACGAACCCGCGAAGACGGTCGGTCCCGAACTGGTCGATGAACTCCCAGGCGACCAGCGACCCCATCGACCAGCCGACGAGAACGACGTCGTCGAGCTCGCGCTGCTCGAGGAAGGCTTCGACGTCGGCGGCGTACGTGGGGAGCGTATGCCCCGTTTCCGTTTTCTCCGATCGACCGTGGCCCCGGAAATCGAGGACGATCGGCCGGTAGTCGCCGGCGAGAGCGTCCTGCTGCTCGGTGAAAAATCGGCTGCCCATCATCACACCGTGTAAGAAGAGGATCGGCGTTCCGCTGCCCGATTCCTCGTAGTAAAGCCGTGCGCCGTTGACGGTTTCAGCCGGCATGTGCGTAGATACGCAGCCGATCGGTTAGAAAGTGGCCCCGGATACCGAAGTC
This window harbors:
- a CDS encoding sulfurtransferase TusA family protein encodes the protein MTDYEIAETLDVTGQNCPMPVVKTKQTVDDLDDGELLKVLATDPGSMSDLAGWAAATDGVELVDQEEGDEIFTHYVRKTE
- a CDS encoding helix-turn-helix domain-containing protein, which codes for MPDSMSEMLRQDMECEGLLECFHNLKEIDKDVFQLLNEIDDPLTVDEIADEIDRERSTAYRSVQRLMQAGFLQKEQINYDQGGYYHVYLPRDGDEIAQELQRMLNDWYAQMGQLIGEFGEKYGDQSGQTSPIEN
- a CDS encoding DUF2270 domain-containing protein, with amino-acid sequence MPRSSAKDIDPSDAEYRDLGAGLLEEEMGPSSAVAHLYRGEIHRMKFWRERLDRTTNWAVLVISAILTWAFSRPGIPHYILLIGVATLSVFLLIEARRYRAYDIWRSRVRTLQENVFAYGLDPSAGVSDPSWREALSRDYRTPTIKISAEEAIAHRLRRVYLPLLTVLLAAWIVRITAFAPTSWATSAAIGMLPGPIVIGAVAAFYLGAVFVAVRPRTWYAKGELRSEELRR
- a CDS encoding DUF6691 family protein, with product MSTTSRQPLFVPIVYLGGLIFGVGLAISGMARPEVVLDFLQLEDFGLLFVMGGAAAVTGLTFAVATRYFDGAPLTAREYARRLKEFDRNVVVGGAVFGVGWGVSGICPGAAYASVGIGNYPILWAVTGMFLGAYVQGYWRTRRAAGTDDATEPATG
- a CDS encoding MBL fold metallo-hydrolase, coding for MTEDDSPDGDDAVTAITPTELRARIDSGADVFILDVRSESDFAEWHLEGTNVDIVNHPYFDLLDGVPEDLRAALPDDRRITVLCAKGGSSELIADTLAEAGYDVDHLEDGMNGWARLYEYAELDVDVDATIGQYRRPSSGCLAYLVVSDGEAAIIDPLRTFTDDYIRDVERLDADLAYALDTHVHADHVSGVRSLADRTDATPVVPDDAAARGVDYDIPYETIGDGETLAVGDVEIDAIHTPGHTTGMTAYKVGNVLFTGDGLFTESVARPDLEDPDAATDAARTLYESLTEKVLPLPDETIVAPAHFSDAATPADDGTYTATLGTLRDAMDALSMDEAAFVESVVADMPPQPANYEAIIAANLGQQTPDDTEAFELELGPNNCAASEEALTN
- a CDS encoding alpha/beta fold hydrolase, translated to MPAETVNGARLYYEESGSGTPILFLHGVMMGSRFFTEQQDALAGDYRPIVLDFRGHGRSEKTETGHTLPTYAADVEAFLEQRELDDVVLVGWSMGSLVAWEFIDQFGTDRLRGFVSVEQQPLDLEGDDYEHGVFDFDEFVELMELAQTDPHELGRVFIEQMFAGEPSDEVARLLFDEIARVPPSVKSAIFFDQSVRDYRPVLEDVDVPTLVCLGEDETLLETGGVEYVAERIPDADLERFADSGHCPFLEQPATFNRVLSDFVDAC
- a CDS encoding YeeE/YedE family protein codes for the protein MSDLTPLLALGELFPRGVVPYLLGGLLIGLGTAIIYLATGIIAGASTFLESALSYVSDVSRFNRHTYVRSRGWRVVFTAGIVSGAAVYAIASQDGIWTTDVQWWRLLGGGFLVGVGTRLGKGCTSGHGVCGVGSLSKTSLVNVATFLAVAIGTAQLVQAMGVVP
- a CDS encoding DsrE/DsrF/DrsH-like family protein; its protein translation is MSTDTSHAPEASDETPARAELEARIAALEERLAAAETDGDETQPKVSIIATKGTLDMAYPPLILASTAAAFGYEVTVFHTFWGLDILHEEKSTDLQLSSVGNPNVPVPNAVAALPGMDWLTTTLMEKRIADNDTATIEDLVETSLELGVEFQACQMTIDLLGYDEDDFYDGVTVGVGAATALQDMADSDIQLLV